ttcagagcatccgcagcggttgaaggacggcgtccgtccgtccgtgccagcagcACGACACCCGCTGTCCGCCGTTGCGCTCtcgccgctggcgcggcgctgctcgatgcatcgagcacgttcgTGCTAGCAAGCCGCTGACGtagcgcgttctgattggccaacggtattttcgttggaaattcatttttttaaaattgaaaataataccaaaaataaaaaatatatatattttttcagattcccaaaaatatggccgttttttttaccgtttttctgaaatttttttgttttttttttatattttttattcccaaaatcatttataaatatacacatttatcatccatttttcacatcaaatcatctcccattcatctctcattcatattttttcatacaacttatctacatcttcctctctcactcaaaccctctcaaatggatttcactaaTCTTATTGCGGAAGaagagcgcgaagaacaagaatactatgaacaatatcgtgccgtctatgaagcctatgtcaccgcgaatacccccgcccctcgaccaactagatcaactcgccgctagatccatcgtgaccgggagggagccaacgaaaggctcgttgccgactatttttccgaccagccgcggtttctggaagattactttcggcgccgttttcgcatgtcaaaacgcttgtttatgcgtattgtcaacatattatccgcccgtgttgaatactttcaaacaagtacagacgcaacTGGTAAgaaaagtctctcggcgttgcagaagtgtacgtgtgccatccgacaattTGCTATTGGGAAAACGGCtaacctcttcgacgagtatttgcatgtcggtgagtcaactggaatcctttgccttaaaaatttttgcgacggcgttcgttcagctttcggtgaggaattccttcgggcacccaccactgatgattgccaacggttgcttcgtcttcaagAAATAGTCCATGGTTTTCTCGGTATGCTTGACAGCATTGagtgcatgcattggaggtggaagaattgcccgactgcttggagggggcaacacttaagcggccacaaaggcggcggcccaacacttatccttgaagcggtcgccgactaccgcctatggatttgacatgcatattttggtattgccggatccaacaacgattTGAACGTgttctattcttcaccactcttcaatgatgttttgaatggtgtagcaccggcgatcgacttcaccgtcaacggaaatgcataccacatgggttactatctcgccgatggtatctacccaatgtggtcgactttcgtgaatacgctcagcaacccgcaagacccgagactggttctttttgcgcagcgtcaagagtccgctcggaaagacgtcgaaagagcttttggggtccttcaagcccgattcaacattgtggaGGCcacgtctcggctgtggtacgtgaaaaatatcgccgacatcatgtacacgtgtattatcttgcacaacatgattatagctgacgaaggaccgatggcggctagcttgtacgacgaggatgaagccggaagctcaaccgcaaggtctccctagcgccgaggtgtgcatacgacggtgggcgagatgatcgaaacaaggaacacaatgcgagatacccgagcccacattgagctacaaaaagacctaatcaaacacatttgggcgaaattcggccacgagtagtgagttttttttaattttacgaatttaattatgtaattttttatttttaggattttaattatgtaatttttattttttttgtaatttgtaatagtattacggatatttttaatgcattttaattttatggaaatgtttttatttaaattgaataatagaatggtgggacccttgagcttgtccttgcggaagagcacggatgtgggtgttgtgctctttcCTAAGGgtagggagtaaaagtgggtccaggcccacatccgtgctcgttggcaaggcTCTCACAATTCTTCCTTGTATAAAAATCAAAGTAATATTCTCTCGTGCTTAAGCCTCCAATAATTAAAAGTTACTAATCAAAGTAATATTCTCTCGTGCTTAAGCCTCCAATAATTAAAAGTTACTTTGCTGGcttcaaattaattgaattttggTCTCCCACCGTACCTTCTGATTTTGCATTTTGGTCCAAAAATTTGGAAATTAGTAACTTTTTTTACCGATTCAAAGTAGTACGTCCTCCGTCCTATACAAATATGGATATTTGAAACAATTGaagaattaatatattattgataaattaagaaaaatgaggagaatgatagttaaaattAACGAATAGTGAAatccatattattattagtgtttaatgattGACCCTAatgatataaattataaataaattgatgtatatgaatAATGAGTTTTTAGAAAATCTTTCATAAATGAAAGTGATTATTTTTTTGGGCAtgggaaaaaggaaagagtaaGTTTTATGGGACATAAGAAATAGTATTATTTCATTTAAAGGTTGGTAGTAGGTGGTACACTTAAGCTACTTTGTTCCAAGCCaccaaaaaattattttcatcaCAATTCTTCCTCTTATTACAATAAATTAAGATATTTCTGTATAACTTGCCCAAATTCATATCGTATTTCTTCACCTTATATCAATTATACTTGGGACATCTACAACACGGACCAATCGTTTTGATTGCTATTCTACGTGTGTGATATGAAAAcattaacaaaaatattttctcatacaTAAGTGGGAACACTTTTATAATAATTCATTCCTTGTCATAATTTTTCGATTTGATTCACATTATATAGACTATTCCCATCACTTCGTCAATAGTTGACAGCTACAAAAGTAATTCGTGACAAACCAGGAAAATGCCTCGAGCTCCACTTGCTACCATCCCCAAGAAAAATCATCATATTTTATGGGCAAATTGCCTAAGACAACATTATCTTTACCCTTCacagaaaagaagaaaaacatatATATCTCAAACCTCTTTTGCCCATCACACATAAAAATCAAGCCTAATGGATATATCTTCATTCTCCTCCCATCTCAACCTCCTCATAACCTCCTTCTTACTACTTCAATGTCTAATTGATTGTAGCTCAGCCAACTCAGATATCAACACTGATCGTTCTTCACTCACTGCTTTCAAATCTCGAATCTCTTTCGACCCCCATAATATATTGACCAAAAATTGGAGCGACGATAGCAATATTTGTAGTTGGATCGGAGTGACTTGTGATTCTCGGTATCACAGGGTGACTCAGTTGAATGTATCATCTATGGATCTTGTAGGCACCATTCCACCCGAAATCGCAAAGCTTTCTCATCTTGTTTCTTTAGATGTGAGTGAAAACTCTTTTCATGGTCCTATTCCCACATCTATTTTCAACATGTCAAATTTACAAGTTTTGGATTTGAGGAATAATAGTTTGTCTAGTAAACTACCGTTTGATATGTGCAAACACAATCTGCATAAACTCAAGAGACTTCGTATTTCTTACAACGAGTTGTATGGGGAAATACCATCGAGTTTGGAGGGGTGTTCGCAGCTTGAGTATCTTTCTTTGTACAGCAACAACTTCAGTGGACATGTGCCATCACAGATTGGGAACTTGACATTGCTTCAACAATTAAGCTTGGGAGCCAACAATTTGACTGGTAAAATCCTTTCTCTATGATCTTAAtaatttctctacttttttttggCTTTGATTGTTGTACAAATAAGCATTTTCAGGCCATATATATTCTTCTCCCTGTGTTAGTCCGTTAATCGacaccaattttcttttttgtcattttctgATTAATCGACATTCTTGCTTTTTACTATTCCttccgtccgcgaataagagtctcgtTTTTCTCTTTTGGTCCGTCCGCAAATAGAAGTCTCAGTTCATAGTTACCATAAATTGTAAAGTGGCCCCACATTCCTCCAACTAATTTCACTCAcgtatcatttaaaactaatatatataagtaagactcatattccactacatttcttccacccacttttttttAACATTCAAAAATAAGTcggactcctatttgcggaagGAGTATTTTTACTACTGGAtcatattttacaaaattaatactcccccCGTGCCACCATAAGAGAGTCATTTCCATTTTAAGCAAAAAATCCCCTCTCTTATAGTTACTTTATTtcccacctactttattcttgtCAGTCATCTACTTTTTCTATCTTTCATACTTAATTCTCTCAACTTTAACTTTTTATACCAATTTGTTATGTCTTGTGCCAAAAGAAGTGACTTGCTTATTATGGGATGGAGAGAATccataaaagtaggactcactttctattactttttttctattatatttttaaaacccaatttaAGTTAAGTAGTGTCAATTAAAGGACAAAGGAGGAAGTAGTTGATTCTTTAATTTCTATGCTTTACAGTGCTTTACACTTATGCTTTGTGCATCCATATCCcatttaacaaattaaatagTCTGACAATagcattaaataatttttttactttattttatcaaaaGTAATTCCATAATGCATGTACAAATTCAGATACTTATTTAATGCGATTTATTTGTAGGTAATATTCCAAGAGAAATTGGAAACTTGACAATGCTTCAATTATTGAACTTTGGTGACAACAAGTTAAGTGGTAAGATCACTCATGCTCTTACATTTTGGTGGTATTGAAATTCTCTTTTTGATATAggtattatttatttgatttcgatgctaggatttatattttgatttcgtGCAACATTATAAATTGTCAGGTAATATTCCAAAAGAGATCGGTTATCTTAGTAACTTACAAAGTTTGAACATTAGAGTCAACCAGTTCTCAGGTGCTATACCGACAACTATTTACGGCATGACTTCGTTGATGTATTGTGACTTTGCATTGAATCATTTAAATGGATCATTATCAAGAGATATTCGCAACATGACATCCCTCCGCAGAATTGGCcttgaaaataataatctaattggTATGAGTTATTCCACTTTCGTGTATTATAATATAGTAGTTAATTGATATGTTAAATTGAGCTAAGTATATGATTTCATCATAATCTTACAGGTGAAATTCCAAAAGAGATCGGTGATCTTGCTAATTTCGAGCGATTGAGTATGTGTTGCAACAAAATAACTGGTTCAGTGCCACGAGAAATTGGGAACTTGACAAACATGGTTGGTATATACCTTGGCAACAATGCTTTGAGCGGTATTATTCCAACTCTacctctttttctttattttcaaatttcattgtGTTTATTGCTACATTCGTGAATTCGTTTAATTTCGTGTCAACATGACTGCTTCCCATTTCCCTAGGGGTTGTCGGTACGGTATAACTTATCAAAACAATCATACTACATACTTTACCGAAAATTTGGTATGAGAAAAAAAGTATACTTTACCTTACAAAAATGTTCGATATACCTCATTTCTGGTATGTAGAATTTCAATACTGATACCGTACCTTATTTTTAGTATGTTATCCCGAAATTCGGTGTACCATACTTTTTGCATTATACTTGACTTTTaacatcaatgaaaataaaatacttgagattttagaatattatttgcGGTATACCATATATGTGGAATATACACGGTGTACTGCttggtatatgaaaattcatacccttaccttaccgaaaatttgatatttttatggTATGATAAGACCGGTATTTGGTATTTTTATCCACCCCTACATTCCCCCTTAAATAATAACATGGATGATATCTAGGaaaaaaaattgtactccctccgtccatgaaatattgtccaagtttgactcggcaaggttttaagaaatatggagaaaaaagtgagttgaaaaagttagtgaaattaTGGTCCCACagttatatattagttttataatagaatgtgagcgTAAAGAGTTGTTGGAAAGTATGGTCGatttaccaaaaatataaaaaaagcaaagtggacaacttttcacgggccaaaatggaaaaattggaCAATATTTTacagacggaggaagtaataatGGAAGCAGCATACTAttcctaattaatttttatcaaCTAATCAAAATGGTTATTTGTTTCTAGCAATTTTTAGAATCAATTGATATTGTGTAACTTGATACCTTAATTGAACTTTCAAGATTTCAAATTTATGCAGGTTCTATACCTAAAGAGTTGGGCCGTCTTGTTAATTTATGGGAGCTGCAGTTGAAAGACAATTATCTAATTACTGGATCAATACCAAAGGAATTTGGGAACATGGCATCCCTTACCTACTTATTGCTTTACAACAATAAATTAAGTGGTATGATATTTTCTCCTTCATAGTCACATGCACCATATAGttgcttaaattttttttaacactCATTTGAGCTGGTGACTTGTGAGCATGTTTATTACACATGCATTTCAATGAGATTTAATAAAGTCTTATACAGTTTTTGTATAAACTACTATTTAGTACCACATGTTAATCATAAATAGGGGATGTAACACATATTTATTTCAGgtgtttattactccctccgttttttaaaaatagaaacatttgaaacggcatgagttttaatgcacaatttggtaaagtaagagagagggagagaaaaattggtaaagtaagagagaatgagagaaaaaagtaatggAATTAATGTTAGTGTATTATGGGGTCCACTTTATTAGTGgtataagtggtaaataaattgatgtataggggtgtaaagatttcctaaaatagaaagtttgaaggttactatttttaaggaacggactaaaatggaatgagttgttatttttaaaaaacggagggagtattataaagtAGTCATTGCAATTAGAGTATATCACTTTTCAAATTGGATTGTAAAATTTTTGTTTATACAGGTGCTATCCCAAACGAGATTGGAAACATGACACTTCTTCGCGAATTAAGGCTCTACAACAATTCTTTAAGTGGTGATTTCTTGTCTCTTTATATATTATAGAATCACAAAATTACATTAACTAACTCATCTAATCTTTATGTGTTTCCATTTACAAAATTTGTACGACATTATTCCACAGGTAACATTCCGAAAGAAATTGGTCGTCTTAATAATTTGAGGGTACTCAGTATCGAATACAACAACATTAGTGGACCATTGCCGAGAGAAATTGGAAACTTGACAGCCATTAGCGAGTTATGGCTTTTcgaaaataatttaaatggtaccattctctctctctctctttatatacatacatacatactttATATTATCGAACGTGATATATgcaaaaactcaatcttattgcGAAAGAAATAACCAAAATACGGAGGTCATTTTTAATTAGTTGTTAGGTCATTTCATAATGGATGGTGTAAAATTATCTAATATAATATTGACCTTTGTATTTTTTGGAAATCCGAATATTATAAAATGACCTAAATAAGTAAATATGACCTTCATGTTATCATGTAATGATTGGTTTTACGTTATGCAATAAGATGTATATTTGTTTTTCTCATGATCCTATATTATATTGTTAATCCTTTTCCAAAATAAACTTTTAGGTCCAATACCTTCCACTATTGGGAATATGTTAGAGCTGGTTTTCTTAGAACTCTCTCACAACAGAATAGTTGAAGAGATTCCATCATCTATCTGCAACTTGAGATCTCTTGCAATTCTAGAATTATCAAACAATCATTTGGAAGGACCAATTCCAAAATGTTTGAGGAACTTGAGCACATCTCTGTTAATCCTCCATTTGAATGCAAATAAACTTACTGGCCCCGTCCCATCAATATTCACAAAGGGATGCATTCTTGAGTCAATAAATCTGAATGGAAATAAATTGGAAGGAACACTACCCCAAACCTTAGTCAATTGCTCGGGTCTACGGGGCATCGACATTGGTAACAATGAAATACAAGGTACGTTTCCATTTTGGATGGAAACACTCCCCCGCCTTCGTACCCTCGTCTTGACATCAAATAAGTTCAATGGTACGATGTTGGCGGCTTCACACGTGGAGCAACCATTTCCAAAGTTGCAAGTCTTGGATGTATCACAAAATGCGTTTGTTGGTTCTCTACCTGATGGATATTTCAAGAAATTTCGAGGTATGATAGATGCCAAGGAAAACCAAACCGATGAGTTATATTGGTTTGTAAGATTTATGGACTTGACTCTCACAGTGAAAGGACTGGAACAGTTATTGGAGCGACTATTGACAACCTTCACAACTATCGATCTCTCATCCAACAAATTCTCCGGGAGCATTCCACCTTCTCTAGGAGATCTTAACTCTCTTAGATATTTGAATTTGtcacacaatacactcagaggaCATATACCACCATCTCTCGGAGGTATGAGTTTGCTCGAGTCGTTGGACTTGTCTTCAAACAAACTGGATGGAGAAATTCCGAGTGGATTGGCAAGGTTGACGTTTCTTGCCAAGTTAAATCTTTCGATGAATAATCTTGCCGGACAAATACCACTATCTACTCAACTTTCCACATTTGGTAATGAATCATATGTGGGAAATGTAGGGTTGTGTGGATTTCCATTGACGAAAAAATGTGAGAGGAGTACTGACACAAAACCATCGTTTCCTCAagagaatgatgatgatgatgatgatgagtacGGATTTATAGATGGATTTGGTTGGCGAAGTGTGGTGGTGGGGTATGTATGTGGATCTGTAGTTGGAATTGCAATTGGTTACATGATTATAAGATATGGAAGGCCAAGATGGTTAGTAGAATTTTTTTTAGGAGTCGGATATACTAACGGTAtaaagatgaagagaaaaaatagagcAACAACATGACCAAGAAGATGTATCTAGACAATTGACAAACATTGTAGTTTTAACATATGCAGTCAATGTATGATGTGCACGTAATGCATCTTAAACTATTGCAATTTGCTTATCCGACTCCACTCTACTTCTGCTACTATTTGTACTAACATAAATAATAATCACTTTGAATCTTATACTATTGTATtcgctttttaattttatttaatgtgAATTTAAACAAGGCTATTTTACCtacaaaatcattaaaaaaaatgtcatttcaaGTCCATCCTGCCTAGTGGGATAGAATTGATAAAAATCGTATATTTGATGACTAATCCTCTAAATTTTAATCCCACTTTTCATGGGGGACAGTTTAATTATAATGAATGACATAAATATATTCAttggtaattttattttttatattaccaTTGCATTTCAGATAAATCGTAACCAGATGTGTACTAAGTAATTCGGGCCCGCTCACTAAGTTCAGATGAACTAACATTCCTAATTGTAATACATCTTTtgtcttataaaaatatgtataaacttttcattttggttTCATCTCATAAAATAGTTTATTTctattttgaataattttttctttccaatcaccttttctttttattgCTTTAACTTTAGTAATTTTCATTAATCATTAACACCTACAACATCTTTAAAATATCTATTTTTATGATAAGGGGGATATTTTTATGAGAGAGTAACCAA
This sequence is a window from Salvia splendens isolate huo1 chromosome 14, SspV2, whole genome shotgun sequence. Protein-coding genes within it:
- the LOC121764916 gene encoding receptor-like protein 52; the protein is MDISSFSSHLNLLITSFLLLQCLIDCSSANSDINTDRSSLTAFKSRISFDPHNILTKNWSDDSNICSWIGVTCDSRYHRVTQLNVSSMDLVGTIPPEIAKLSHLVSLDVSENSFHGPIPTSIFNMSNLQVLDLRNNSLSSKLPFDMCKHNLHKLKRLRISYNELYGEIPSSLEGCSQLEYLSLYSNNFSGHVPSQIGNLTLLQQLSLGANNLTGNIPREIGNLTMLQLLNFGDNKLSGNIPKEIGYLSNLQSLNIRVNQFSGAIPTTIYGMTSLMYCDFALNHLNGSLSRDIRNMTSLRRIGLENNNLIGEIPKEIGDLANFERLSMCCNKITGSVPREIGNLTNMVGIYLGNNALSGSIPKELGRLVNLWELQLKDNYLITGSIPKEFGNMASLTYLLLYNNKLSGAIPNEIGNMTLLRELRLYNNSLSGNIPKEIGRLNNLRVLSIEYNNISGPLPREIGNLTAISELWLFENNLNGPIPSTIGNMLELVFLELSHNRIVEEIPSSICNLRSLAILELSNNHLEGPIPKCLRNLSTSLLILHLNANKLTGPVPSIFTKGCILESINLNGNKLEGTLPQTLVNCSGLRGIDIGNNEIQGTFPFWMETLPRLRTLVLTSNKFNGTMLAASHVEQPFPKLQVLDVSQNAFVGSLPDGYFKKFRGMIDAKENQTDELYWFVRFMDLTLTVKGLEQLLERLLTTFTTIDLSSNKFSGSIPPSLGDLNSLRYLNLSHNTLRGHIPPSLGGMSLLESLDLSSNKLDGEIPSGLARLTFLAKLNLSMNNLAGQIPLSTQLSTFGNESYVGNVGLCGFPLTKKCERSTDTKPSFPQENDDDDDDEYGFIDGFGWRSVVVGYVCGSVVGIAIGYMIIRYGRPRWLVEFFLGVGYTNGIKMKRKNRATT